GGGTGAGCGTGCAGGAGGTCGTCGATGCCACCGAGCCCCCATTGATCATCTCGGACGACCTCAAGGAGCACTCATGACCGACATCGTCATCGTCGCAGCGGCCCGTACCCCGCAGGGGCGGCTCAAGGGGCAGCTGGCATCGTTCACTGCGCCGCAGCTCGGAGCGTTCGCGATCAAGGGCGCACTGGCTCAGGCCGCGATAGACCCATCGGCGATCGACGCCGTGATCGTCGGACAGGTGCTCGCCGCCGGCTCCGGTCAGAATGCCGCGCGCCAGGCCGCCATCGGCGCCGGCATCGGGTGGGACGTTCCTGCGCACTCGGTCAACAAGGTCTGCCTGTCTGGACTGACGGCCATCATCGACGCCGCGCGCATGATCCGCACCGGCGATGCCACGACCGTCGTGGCTGCGGGCATGGAGTCGATGACGCGCGCGCCGCACATGCTCATGGGCTCACGCGACGGCTGGACGTACGGCAGCGTCGAGGTGCTCGACCACATGGCCTTCGACGGGCTGACCGACGCCTACGACAAGGAGAGCATGGGCGCGTCGACCGAGCGTCACAACGAGCGCTATGAGCTCACGCGCGAGGCGCAGGACGCCGTCGCTGCTGCCTCGCATCAGCGTGCGGCCGCGGCAACCGACGCTGGGGTGTTCGACGCAGAGATCGTGCACGTCGAGGTTCCGCAGCGCAAGGGCGATCCGATCCTCGTGACGAAGGACGAGGGCATCCGGCCGGACACCACCGTCGAGACGCTCGGAAAGCTGCGGGCGGCGTTCGCCGAGGGAGGCTCGATCACCGCCGGCAACTCCTCGCAGATCTCCGATGGCGCTTCGGCCGTCGTCGTGACCACACGTGAGAACGCCGAGGCGCAGGGGTGGCCGGTGCTGGTGACCGTTGGCGCAAGCGGTCAGACAGCTGGGCCGGACAACTCGCTGCAGGCGCAGCCGGCTCGTGCGATCGAGCGCGCACTCGAGAAGCAGGGCCTCACCGCGGCCGATCTCGATCTCGTGGAGATCAACGAGGCATTCGGCGCCGTGGTCGCGCGCTCCACGACCGAGCTGGGGATATCCGACGAGGTCGTGAACATCCACGGCGGCGGTATCGCCATCGGGCATCCGATCGGGGCGTCCGGCAACCGGCTCGTCGTGCATATGGCCCACGAACTCGCACGCCGTGGCACCGGCACTGCTGCTGTCGGTCTGTGCGGCGGCGGCGGCCAGGGCGAGGCACTGATCCTCACACGCTGATCACGCGTGTTCCGGAACGTGGAGGGTCAGCGCTTCTGAGCGGCCTTCAGCTGCTTCTCGAGCTGCTTGGATTCCTTCTTCATCCGCTTCGACTGCACTTTGGCCAGCGGTGAGTCAGTCGCGACCTCGATACCGCGTTCGTCGCGGTGCATATCGATCGCGGCACCGATCGCAAGGGCGAGGCTGATGCCCCAGCTCAGCCACGCGAGCACCGCACGCCAGGTGATCGGCGTCTCACGCGTGCCGCGGATCAAAGAAATGCCGGTGGAGATCGCTCCGAATAGTCCAGTGCTGAAGACGTAGCGCATACCTTCAACCTACCCGCAGAAGCGTAGAATGGAGTAGGCGCTTCGGCGCCAGAAGCTGTGTATCTACCGGCCGCCGGCACTCCGACGGACAGCGGCGGCACCGGATCCCCGCGTCCTCTGGCGCGTGAGAGTCATGACCAAGACACACATCGTCAGCCGGACGAACCTGCTCCGCGAAGCCGGTCTGGCGTACTTCATCGTCGCGTTCATCGCACGATTGCCCTTCGCGATGATGGTCGTCGGCGTCCTCACCGTCGCGGTCTCAGCACGAGGATCGCTGTCGCTCGGTGGGCTCACATCCGCAGCGGTCGGACTCGGCACGGCGTGCTTCGGGCCACTGCTCGGCGCGGCGGCCGACCGCTTCGGGCAGCGCGTCGTGCTGTTGACCCTCGCGATCGCCAACGCGACGACGCTCGTCGTCTTCACCGTCGTCGTCTACGGGGTCGCCGCTGATCCGTTCGTGCTGCTGGCGGCATTCGGCATCGGCGCCACCGCACCGCAGGTCGCCCCGATGTCGCGATCCCGTCTGGTCGCGATCATCGATGAGCGGATGCCGGAATCCGTTCGCGCCCGCACGCTCTCGGGAACCATGGCCTACGAGTCCGCCGCGGATGAGACCGTGTTCGTGTTCGGCCCGTTCCTCGTCGGGGTGCTTGCTTCCCTGATCGCGCCATGGGCGCCACTCGTCATCGCCGCAGCGCTCACGGTGCTCTTCGTCGGTGCATTCGCACTCCACCCCAGCGGCAGCCACATCTCCCGTGACCGTGATGCGGATGGGCGCGCGACGTCGAGAGCGGCCGAACTATTCCGAGCGGATCTGCTCGTCGTCGTCATCGGCATCCTCGGCGTCGGGATCTTCTTCGGCACGATGCTCACCTCATTGACCTCGTTCATGGCCGACCGCGGAGCACCGGAACAGGCGGGATTGCTCTACGGCGTCATGGGCGTGGGATCGGCGATTCTCGCGCTCGGCGTGGCCTGGTTGCCACCCCGGTTCTCCTTGCGTGCGCGCTGGCTGGTGTTCTCCGGAACACTCCTGCTCGGCTCGTTGCTGCTCGGCTTCGTCGACACGACGATCGGCATGACGGCGGCGTTGGCGATCATGGGCGTCGGCATCGGCCCGACGCTCGTGACCCAGTACAGTTTCGGTGCGGCGCGCAGCCCGCGCGGCCGATCCGCCACGGTCATGACGATGCTGGGTTCCGGCGTGATCCTCGGACAGTCGCTCGGCGCTGCTGTGACGGGCGAGGTCGCCGAGTCGATCGGCACGTCAGGGGCGCTGATGCTGCCGGTGATCGCCGCGGCGATCACCTTCGCCACGGGCATCCTGAACTGGTTCCTCAGCCATGGGCGGCCTCGCAGTCGATAGCCTGGGGGAAACTGACCGCCGACGTGAGGAGTCCCCATGACCACCGCAGATTTCGTCGTCGTCGCGAACCGCCTTCCTGTCGACCGTGTGGTGAGCGCCGACGGTGAGGAGACGTGGCGAACGTCACCCGGTGGTCTCGTGGCGGCGCTCGAGCCCGTCATGAAGCAGGTCGACGGAGCATGGGTGGGATGGGCGGGGCAAGCGGATCTCGAACTCGAACCGTTCACCGCGAACGATATCCGGCTGATCCCGATCAAGTTGAGTGCTCAGGAGGTCGCCGAGTACTACGAAGGCTTCGCCAACGACACGATCTGGCCGCTTTATCACGATGTCATCGCACCGCCGCAGTTCCATCGCGAGTGGTGGGACGCATACGTCTCCGTCAACCGGCGGTTCGCCGAGGCTGCGGCTGCGGCGGTCGCGGAGGACGGCACGGTGTGGGTGCACGACTACCAGCTGCAGCTCGTGCCTGAGATGGTGCGCGCGCTCCGCCCCGACGTCACGATCGGCTACTTCCATCACATCCCGTTCCCCATGCATGGCCTGTATGCCCAGCTCCCATGGCGTGACCAGGTACTGCGGGGGCTGCTCGGCGCCGATGTGGTCGGATTCCAGCGCGTTCAGGACGCGACGTACTTCCTGGCTGCGGTGCGTCGGCGACTGAAGTACGAGGTGAAATCCACGACGGTCGCGGTGCCTGGTGAGAATGGCGACCGCACTGTCATCTCGAAGGCGTTCCCGATCTCGATCGATACTGCGCCGTATCTCGAGCTCGCTGCCAGGCCAGAGGTCCAGGCGCGCGCGCTCGAGATCCGCGAGAGCCTGGGAAATCCGAAGCGCATTCTGCTCGGTGTCGACCGCCTCGACTACACCAAGGGCATCCGGCATCGGATCAAGGCCTACGGCGAGCTTCTCGCTGCGGGGCGGTTGAACGTCGAGGAGGTCACCCTCATCCAGGTGGCGAGTCCGAGCCGCGAGCGCGTGGATGCGTACATCAACCTGCGTGACGAGATCGAACTCGCCGTCAGCCGGATCAACGGCGATACCGACACCATGGAGCACACGGCGATCCGCTACCTGCACCAGGGCTATCCCCGCGAAGAGATGGTCGCCCTCTATCTCGCGGCCGATGTGATGCTGGTCACCGCCCTCCGCGACGGTATGAATCTCGTCGCCAAGGAGTATGTCGCGTCGCGCACGGACAATCGTGGTGTGCTCGTGCTGAGCGAATTCACCGGTGCTGCGGATGAACTGCGGCAGGCCGTTCGGGTCAACCCGCACGACATCGAGGATCTGAAGGACGCGATCATGACGGCGGTCGAGATGACGCCAGGGGAGCAGGGCAAGCGGATGCGTTCGCTGCGCCGCCGCGTTCTCGAGCATGACGTCCTCGCATGGTCGACCTCGTTCCTGGAGGCGCTGTCCGCCGCCCGTTCCTCGCGACCGTGAGAAGCTGGTCGGGACCCGATCCCGACGAGGAGGCACGCTGTGACCCGCACCTGGAATCCTGGATCCGCTGACGACGCATTGAAGGCCATCGCCGCTACTGAGCGTCTGGTCGTCGCATTGGATTTCGACGGCACCGCTTCACCCCTCATCGCGGAGCCGATGGCCGCGCGGGCCCTGCCGGAGGTGAAGACGCAGCTCGACCGTCTCGCCGCGCTTCCCGACACGTTCATCGCCTACGTGTCCGGTCGCAGCATGCACGACTTGCAGGAGATCACAGAGCACACGGCAGACTCGCTCGTCGCTCTCGCCGGATCTCACGGTGCGCAGTACTGGTTCCCCGGGGTCGGGGACGCGGACGCGCCCGGGGTCGAGACCGAAGAAGGCGCGCGAGAGGCGCTCTGGGCTGCCGCGCAGCCGATCGTGGATCGCTACGAGAACGTCCGGCTCGAGCCCAAGACCTTCGGGATGGGTATCCACACCCGGCAGGCGACGCCGGAGGTCGAGGCCGCTGCCTTCGCTGAGATCGATGCGCTGGTCGCCGAGCGCTTCCCGCACTGGCGTCGCCGGGCGGGGCACCGCGTGCTGGAGTTCTCCTCGCGAGCCGAGGGCAAAGATGCTGCCATGAGCGCCCTGCGCGAGCACTTCGATGCCACCGGCATCCTGTTCGCCGGCGACGATGTCACCGATGAGGACGCCATGCGCGCGCTGCAGCCCGGAGATCTCGGCGTGCGCGTCGGTCCGGGGGAGAGCGCCGCCGACCTGCGTGTGGAGAACCCACAACAGATGGCCGCGCTTCTGGAGGCACTCGTGGCCGAGCGCGCTGCCGGACGGGAATAGACTGCCGTCATGTCCCCGCAAGATCCTTCTTCTTCGAACGCGCCCATTGACATCAAGCCCCGCAGCCGCGTCGTCACCGACGGCATCGAGGCCACGACCTCGCGAGGAATGCTCCGTGCCGTCGGCATGGGTGACGCGGACTGGGATAAGCCCCAGATCGGCATCGCATCGAGCTGGAACGAGATCACGCCATGCAACCTGAGCCTTGACCGCCTGGCGCAGTCGGCGAAGGAAGGCGTGCACTCCGGTGGCGGCTACCCGCTGCAGTTCGGCACGATCTCGGTGTCGGACGGGATCTCGATGGGGCACGAGGGCATGCACTTCTCCCTCGTGTCGCGCGAGGTCATCGCAGACTCGGTCGAGACCGTCATCATGGCCGAGCGCCTCGACGGCACTGTGCTGCTGGCAGGCTGCGACAAGTCGATCCCCGGCATGCTCATGGCCAGCGCACGCCTCGGCCTCTCCAGCGTGTTCCTGTATGCGGGCTCGATCGCGCCGGGCTGGGTGAAGCTCTCGGACGGCACCGAGAAGGACATCACGATCATCGACTCGTTCGAAGGCGTAGGGGCCCACCGCGCCGGTCGGATGAGTGCAGAGGATCTCAAGCGAATCGAATGCGCATTCGCACCGGGCGAGGGCGCGTGCGGCGGCATGTACACCGCCAACACGATGGCATCGGTCGGTGAGGCCCTCGGGCTGAGCCTGCCCGGTTCGGCAGCCCCGCCGTCGGCAGACCGTCGCCGCGACTACTTCGCACACCGCTCCGGTGAGGCCGTCGTGAACCTGCTCCGCCAAGGCATCACGACCAAGGACATCCTGACGCCCGAGGCCTTCGAGAACGCCATCGCCCTTGCAATGGCACTCGGCGGCTCCACCAATGTCGTGCTGCACCTGCTCGCGATCGCCCGTGAGGCGCAGGTCGAGCTGAACCTGCACGACTTCAACCGCATCGGTGACAAGACGCCGCACATCGCCGACATGAAGCCGTTCGGCAAGTACGTCATGAACGACGTCGACCGTCAGGGCGGCATCCCCGTCATCATGAAGGCCATGCTCGACGAGGGCCTGCTGCACGGCGACGCGCTCACCGTCACGGGCAAGACGCTCGCCGAGAACCTCGCAGAGCTCGATCCGCAGCCGCTCGACGGCGAGGTCATCCATACCTTCGACAACCCGATCCATGCCTCAGGCGGCATCACGATCCTGCACGGTTCGCTCGCACCCGAGGGCGCCGTCGTGAAGTCGGCCGGGTTCGACGCCGATGTGTTCGAGGGGCCCGCCCGAGTGTTCGAGCGCGAGCGCGCAGCGATGGACGCACTCGCCGACGGCAAGATCAACGCGGGTGATGTGATCGTGATCCGTTACGAGGGCCCGAAGGGCGGACCCGGTATGCGCGAGATGCTCGCGATCACCGGTGCCATCAAGGGCGCCGGCCTCGGCAAAGATGTACTACTGTTGACTGACGGACGATTCTCAGGCGGCACAACCGGCCTGTGCATCGGCCACATAGCACCCGAAGCGGTGGACGCAGGTCCTATCGCCTTCGTGCGCGATGGTGATCTGATACGGGTCGATATCGCAGCTCGCACTCTTGACTTACTCGTCGATGAGGCAGAGCTCGCCTCCCGCCGCTCTGGCTGGGAGCCGCTTCCCCCGCGCTATACCCGTGGCGTTCTTGCCAAATACTCGCGACTCGTGCGTTCCGCTGCGGAAGGCGCGACGACCGGTTGATCCACGTCGGCCTCTCGCCGACGTCTTCTCAGATCATCAAGGAAAGACATGACTGCTGATTCTGTTTCGGCCGTTCCACGGCCGCCGTCCCCCAAATCCACTGCGCCCGAGATCACGGGTGCAGAGGCCGTGGTCCGTGCCCTCGGACTTCTCGGTGTGACCGATGTGTTCGGCATCCCCGGCGGGACGATCATGCCCGTGTACGACCCGCTGCTCGACGACGACACCGTCCGGCACATCCTCGTCCGACACGAACAGGGTGCCGGTCACGCGGCGGAGGGGTACGCGGCTGCGAGCGGCCGCACCGGCGTCGCGATCGCGACTTCGGGCCCCGGCGCGACCAACCTCGTGACGGCGATCGCCGATGCCTATATGGATTCGGTGCCGCTCGTCGCCATCACCGGGCAGGTATTCAGCCATCTGATGGGAACGGATGCGTTCCAGGAGGCCGACATCGTCGGCATCACCATGCCGGTCACGAAGCACTCGTTCCTCGTGAAGGAGCCCTCGGAGATCCCGGGTGCCCTCGCCGCGGCATTCGAGATCGCCTCGACGGGCCGTCCCGGTCCCGTGCTCGTTGACATCACCAAGGACGCGCAGCAGAAGTCGGCACCGTTCGTCTGGCCGCCCAAGGTCGACCTGCCCGGTTATCGTCCGGTGACCAAGGCGCACGGCAAGCAGATCCAAGCCGCTGCCGCCTTGCTCGCAGACGCGAAGAAGCCGGTGCTGTACGTCGGCGGTGGCGTGGTCCGCGGTCGTGCCGCTGCAGAGCTTCTGGCCCTCGCCGAGTCGACCAACGCACCGGTGGTGACGACGTTGATGGCACGTGGGGTGTTCCCCGACTCGCATCGGCAGCACCTCGGCATGCCGGGTATGCACGGCACGGTTCCGGCCGTGCTCGCCCTGCAGGAGTCCGATCTCATCGTGGCGCTCGGTGCACGATTCGATGACCGGGTCACGGGGAAGGCAGCAGACTTCGCCCCCAACGCGAAGGTCGTGCATGTCGACATCGACCCAGCGGAGATCTCGAAGATCCGCAACGCCGATGTGCCGATCGTCGGTGACGTGCGCGACGTGCTGATCGATCTGGATGCCGCCTTCCGCGGAGTCGTCGGCAGTACGAAGCCTGACATCGCCGAGTGGTGGTCGTATCTCGACGGGCTGCTTGAGGAGTTCCCGCTCGGTTACTCGCCGACAGAAGACGGCCTGCTCGCCCCGCAGCACGTGATCCAGCGGATCGGTGAGCTCACCGGCCCGGAGGGAATCTACGTCGCCGGCGTCGGGCAGCACCAGATGTGGGCCGCGCAGTTCATCAAGTACGAGCGACCCAACGCATGGTTGAACTCCGGTGGCGCCGGCACCATGGGCTACTCGGTTCCTGCTGCGATGGGCGCCAAAGTCGCAGAACCCGACCGGGTCGTATGGTCGATCGACGGCGACGGATGTTTCCAGATGACCAATCAGGAGCTCGCCACCTGCGCGATCAACAACATCCCGATCAAGGTCGCGATCATCAACAACTCCTCTCTGGGCATGGTGCGCCAGTGGCAGACCCTGTTCTACGACGGACGTCACTCGAACACCGACCTGAACACCGGGCACGGCACCGTCCGCATCCCCGACTTCGTCAAGCTCGCCGAGGCCTACGGCTGCCTCGCGATCCGGGTGGAGAAGGAAGAGGACGTGGATGCCGCGATCAAACTGGCGTTGGAGACCAACGACCGACCGGTCGTGATCGACTTCGTCGTCTCGGCGGACGCCATGGTGTGGCCGATGGTGCCGCAGGGCGTCAGCAACAGTTACGTCCAGTACGCGCGCGATCATGCGCCCACGTTCGATGAGGAGGTCTGAGCGATGTCGACCCACGTGCTGAGTCTCCTCGTCGAGGACACACCCGGTCTGTTGACCCGCGTCGCCGGGCTCTTCGCCCGTCGAGGCTTCAACATCGAATCCCTCGCCGTCGGCGTCACCGAGGTACCGGGCGTATCCCGGATCACGGTCGTCGTCGACGTCGACCAGTTGCCCCTTGAGCAGGTGACCAAGCAGCTGAACAAGCTGATCAACGTCATCAAGATCGTGGAA
The DNA window shown above is from Microbacterium murale and carries:
- a CDS encoding alpha,alpha-trehalose-phosphate synthase (UDP-forming); protein product: MTTADFVVVANRLPVDRVVSADGEETWRTSPGGLVAALEPVMKQVDGAWVGWAGQADLELEPFTANDIRLIPIKLSAQEVAEYYEGFANDTIWPLYHDVIAPPQFHREWWDAYVSVNRRFAEAAAAAVAEDGTVWVHDYQLQLVPEMVRALRPDVTIGYFHHIPFPMHGLYAQLPWRDQVLRGLLGADVVGFQRVQDATYFLAAVRRRLKYEVKSTTVAVPGENGDRTVISKAFPISIDTAPYLELAARPEVQARALEIRESLGNPKRILLGVDRLDYTKGIRHRIKAYGELLAAGRLNVEEVTLIQVASPSRERVDAYINLRDEIELAVSRINGDTDTMEHTAIRYLHQGYPREEMVALYLAADVMLVTALRDGMNLVAKEYVASRTDNRGVLVLSEFTGAADELRQAVRVNPHDIEDLKDAIMTAVEMTPGEQGKRMRSLRRRVLEHDVLAWSTSFLEALSAARSSRP
- a CDS encoding MFS transporter — encoded protein: MTKTHIVSRTNLLREAGLAYFIVAFIARLPFAMMVVGVLTVAVSARGSLSLGGLTSAAVGLGTACFGPLLGAAADRFGQRVVLLTLAIANATTLVVFTVVVYGVAADPFVLLAAFGIGATAPQVAPMSRSRLVAIIDERMPESVRARTLSGTMAYESAADETVFVFGPFLVGVLASLIAPWAPLVIAAALTVLFVGAFALHPSGSHISRDRDADGRATSRAAELFRADLLVVVIGILGVGIFFGTMLTSLTSFMADRGAPEQAGLLYGVMGVGSAILALGVAWLPPRFSLRARWLVFSGTLLLGSLLLGFVDTTIGMTAALAIMGVGIGPTLVTQYSFGAARSPRGRSATVMTMLGSGVILGQSLGAAVTGEVAESIGTSGALMLPVIAAAITFATGILNWFLSHGRPRSR
- the ilvD gene encoding dihydroxy-acid dehydratase, coding for MSPQDPSSSNAPIDIKPRSRVVTDGIEATTSRGMLRAVGMGDADWDKPQIGIASSWNEITPCNLSLDRLAQSAKEGVHSGGGYPLQFGTISVSDGISMGHEGMHFSLVSREVIADSVETVIMAERLDGTVLLAGCDKSIPGMLMASARLGLSSVFLYAGSIAPGWVKLSDGTEKDITIIDSFEGVGAHRAGRMSAEDLKRIECAFAPGEGACGGMYTANTMASVGEALGLSLPGSAAPPSADRRRDYFAHRSGEAVVNLLRQGITTKDILTPEAFENAIALAMALGGSTNVVLHLLAIAREAQVELNLHDFNRIGDKTPHIADMKPFGKYVMNDVDRQGGIPVIMKAMLDEGLLHGDALTVTGKTLAENLAELDPQPLDGEVIHTFDNPIHASGGITILHGSLAPEGAVVKSAGFDADVFEGPARVFERERAAMDALADGKINAGDVIVIRYEGPKGGPGMREMLAITGAIKGAGLGKDVLLLTDGRFSGGTTGLCIGHIAPEAVDAGPIAFVRDGDLIRVDIAARTLDLLVDEAELASRRSGWEPLPPRYTRGVLAKYSRLVRSAAEGATTG
- a CDS encoding acetyl-CoA C-acetyltransferase; translation: MTDIVIVAAARTPQGRLKGQLASFTAPQLGAFAIKGALAQAAIDPSAIDAVIVGQVLAAGSGQNAARQAAIGAGIGWDVPAHSVNKVCLSGLTAIIDAARMIRTGDATTVVAAGMESMTRAPHMLMGSRDGWTYGSVEVLDHMAFDGLTDAYDKESMGASTERHNERYELTREAQDAVAAASHQRAAAATDAGVFDAEIVHVEVPQRKGDPILVTKDEGIRPDTTVETLGKLRAAFAEGGSITAGNSSQISDGASAVVVTTRENAEAQGWPVLVTVGASGQTAGPDNSLQAQPARAIERALEKQGLTAADLDLVEINEAFGAVVARSTTELGISDEVVNIHGGGIAIGHPIGASGNRLVVHMAHELARRGTGTAAVGLCGGGGQGEALILTR
- the otsB gene encoding trehalose-phosphatase, whose protein sequence is MTRTWNPGSADDALKAIAATERLVVALDFDGTASPLIAEPMAARALPEVKTQLDRLAALPDTFIAYVSGRSMHDLQEITEHTADSLVALAGSHGAQYWFPGVGDADAPGVETEEGAREALWAAAQPIVDRYENVRLEPKTFGMGIHTRQATPEVEAAAFAEIDALVAERFPHWRRRAGHRVLEFSSRAEGKDAAMSALREHFDATGILFAGDDVTDEDAMRALQPGDLGVRVGPGESAADLRVENPQQMAALLEALVAERAAGRE
- a CDS encoding acetolactate synthase large subunit, translating into MTADSVSAVPRPPSPKSTAPEITGAEAVVRALGLLGVTDVFGIPGGTIMPVYDPLLDDDTVRHILVRHEQGAGHAAEGYAAASGRTGVAIATSGPGATNLVTAIADAYMDSVPLVAITGQVFSHLMGTDAFQEADIVGITMPVTKHSFLVKEPSEIPGALAAAFEIASTGRPGPVLVDITKDAQQKSAPFVWPPKVDLPGYRPVTKAHGKQIQAAAALLADAKKPVLYVGGGVVRGRAAAELLALAESTNAPVVTTLMARGVFPDSHRQHLGMPGMHGTVPAVLALQESDLIVALGARFDDRVTGKAADFAPNAKVVHVDIDPAEISKIRNADVPIVGDVRDVLIDLDAAFRGVVGSTKPDIAEWWSYLDGLLEEFPLGYSPTEDGLLAPQHVIQRIGELTGPEGIYVAGVGQHQMWAAQFIKYERPNAWLNSGGAGTMGYSVPAAMGAKVAEPDRVVWSIDGDGCFQMTNQELATCAINNIPIKVAIINNSSLGMVRQWQTLFYDGRHSNTDLNTGHGTVRIPDFVKLAEAYGCLAIRVEKEEDVDAAIKLALETNDRPVVIDFVVSADAMVWPMVPQGVSNSYVQYARDHAPTFDEEV